One stretch of Bosea vaviloviae DNA includes these proteins:
- the dprA gene encoding DNA-processing protein DprA, with protein MAGVALTDRQRLDWLRLIRSESVGPRTFRALMNRFGGAAAALEALPDLARQSGRTLRLCTLAEAEREFAALQHQGGRLIALGEAAYPKPLQAIDSAPPLLAVIGAADALLRPCVALVGSRNASAAGQKFTARLARDLGEAGFVVVSGLARGIDTAAHEASLGTGTIAVLAGGLDEVYPPQNQSLFRRLLESGAGISEMPMGWAPRGRDFPRRNRLVSGLSLGTVVVEAARKSGSLITARFANEQGRQVFAVPGSPLDPRAEGGNHLIREGATLCAEAAHVIEALLPLVEFEQGLGGQGFGGQGFGGAGAVMRDGAGEAPPQALWDELDLPGITPAPKTELPADTAWQDKAWQDKAWQDKVLPSETSDQGINLLDLLGAAPISIDDLVRASGRSARDVSRELLELELSGTVLRQPGGLLTRLMP; from the coding sequence ATGGCTGGCGTCGCCCTCACCGATCGCCAGCGCCTGGATTGGCTGCGACTGATCCGCAGCGAAAGCGTCGGCCCGCGTACCTTCCGCGCCTTGATGAACCGCTTCGGCGGGGCGGCCGCAGCGCTTGAAGCCCTGCCGGATCTCGCACGGCAGTCCGGCCGCACACTGCGGCTCTGCACGCTGGCCGAGGCGGAGCGTGAGTTCGCCGCTCTACAGCATCAGGGCGGCCGTTTGATCGCCCTGGGCGAGGCGGCCTATCCGAAGCCCTTGCAGGCGATCGATTCGGCACCGCCCTTGCTGGCGGTGATCGGGGCGGCTGATGCCCTGCTGCGGCCTTGCGTTGCGCTCGTCGGCTCGCGCAACGCGTCTGCCGCCGGGCAGAAATTCACAGCCAGGCTGGCGCGCGATCTTGGAGAGGCGGGTTTCGTCGTGGTCTCGGGGCTGGCGCGCGGCATCGACACCGCAGCCCATGAAGCGAGCCTTGGGACTGGAACAATCGCCGTGCTGGCTGGCGGTCTCGACGAGGTCTATCCGCCGCAGAATCAGTCCTTGTTCCGGCGGCTTCTGGAGAGCGGCGCCGGGATCAGCGAGATGCCGATGGGCTGGGCTCCACGCGGGCGCGACTTTCCGCGCCGCAACCGGCTCGTCTCCGGGCTGTCGCTGGGAACCGTGGTGGTCGAAGCGGCACGCAAATCGGGCTCGCTGATCACGGCGCGCTTCGCCAATGAGCAAGGCCGGCAGGTTTTCGCGGTTCCCGGCTCGCCGCTCGACCCGCGCGCGGAAGGCGGTAACCACCTGATTCGCGAGGGCGCGACGCTTTGCGCGGAAGCCGCTCACGTCATCGAGGCACTGCTGCCGCTGGTCGAGTTCGAACAGGGGCTTGGCGGCCAGGGATTTGGCGGCCAGGGATTTGGCGGCGCCGGAGCCGTGATGCGGGATGGCGCGGGAGAGGCTCCGCCTCAGGCGCTGTGGGACGAGCTCGATCTGCCTGGGATTACGCCCGCGCCGAAGACGGAACTCCCGGCGGACACGGCTTGGCAGGACAAGGCTTGGCAGGACAAGGCTTGGCAGGACAAGGTCTTGCCGTCGGAGACGAGCGATCAGGGCATCAACCTGCTCGATCTGCTTGGCGCGGCGCCGATCTCGATCGACGATCTCGTTCGCGCCAGCGGCCGTTCCGCCCGCGACGTCAGCCGGGAGCTTCTGGAGCTGGAGCTTTCAGGCACGGTCTTGCGGCAGCCAGGCGGCTTGCTGACGCGCCTGATGCCCTGA
- a CDS encoding AEC family transporter codes for MSPMINSLVAVFLVIATGWGLKTAGFVTATHWSGVERLTYQVLFPAVVIHTLAVADLSRLPVLAMGLSLILTILCVAAALLLSRPLLRRLGIEGPAFTSIFQGSVRWNTFVGLALASGLLGRDGATMMAIAVAAMIPLLNVMCVIVLARYANGQPMSPGATVRSVALNPFIWSSALGLILNQLQWMLPVAVATYVDILGRAALGIGLLVVGAGLDLGRLAKPRLAHGLAIALKLVVMPVLAWTLARQLGVSGPALTMTVVAAAVPTATAAYFLARDLGGDAPLMAEITTMQTLLALGTLPLAVLILT; via the coding sequence ATGAGCCCGATGATCAACAGCCTCGTCGCCGTCTTCCTGGTGATCGCAACAGGATGGGGCCTCAAGACCGCGGGCTTCGTCACGGCGACGCATTGGAGCGGCGTCGAGCGGCTGACCTATCAGGTGCTGTTCCCCGCAGTCGTGATCCATACCTTGGCGGTCGCCGATCTGAGCCGCCTGCCCGTCCTGGCAATGGGCCTGAGCCTGATCCTGACCATACTCTGCGTCGCCGCGGCGCTTCTGTTGAGCCGCCCCCTGCTGCGGCGTCTCGGGATCGAGGGACCGGCCTTCACCTCGATCTTCCAGGGCTCGGTGCGCTGGAATACTTTTGTGGGCCTGGCGCTCGCCTCGGGGCTCCTAGGCCGCGACGGCGCCACGATGATGGCGATCGCGGTCGCGGCGATGATCCCGCTGCTGAACGTGATGTGCGTGATCGTGCTGGCGCGCTACGCCAATGGACAGCCGATGAGCCCAGGCGCAACGGTGCGCTCGGTTGCGCTCAACCCATTCATCTGGTCCTCAGCGCTCGGGCTGATCCTCAATCAGTTGCAGTGGATGCTCCCGGTCGCGGTCGCGACCTATGTCGACATTTTGGGCCGCGCGGCGCTCGGCATCGGGCTGCTGGTGGTCGGAGCCGGGCTCGATCTGGGCCGCCTCGCCAAGCCCCGGCTCGCTCATGGCCTGGCCATCGCGCTCAAGCTCGTCGTCATGCCGGTGCTGGCCTGGACGCTCGCCCGGCAGCTCGGCGTCTCGGGACCGGCCCTGACGATGACGGTGGTCGCCGCCGCCGTCCCGACCGCCACGGCCGCCTATTTCCTGGCGCGTGACCTCGGCGGCGACGCGCCGCTGATGGCCGAGATCACGACAATGCAGACCTTGCTCGCGCTCGGTACCCTGCCGCTGGCGGTGCTCATCCTCACCTGA
- the ruvX gene encoding Holliday junction resolvase RuvX, translated as MSSNVVPLETFLDLPDHARLLGLDLGTKTIGLALSDVERQIATPLETIRRVKFGLDAAALIKIAQNHAVAGLIIGLPLNMDGSEGPRVQSTRAFVRNLAPLTPLPVAYWDERMSTMAVTRTLLFADASRAKRAEVVDKMAAAYILQGALDRLMRMEPGDPEHDDAAPDGADAAR; from the coding sequence ATGTCAAGCAATGTCGTGCCGCTCGAAACCTTCCTTGACCTGCCCGACCATGCCCGGCTGCTCGGGCTCGATCTCGGTACCAAGACGATCGGGCTCGCCTTGTCCGACGTCGAACGGCAGATCGCGACGCCTCTGGAGACGATCCGCCGGGTCAAGTTCGGGCTCGATGCGGCGGCCCTCATCAAGATCGCGCAGAACCATGCCGTGGCGGGGCTGATCATCGGCCTGCCGCTCAACATGGACGGTTCGGAAGGGCCGCGCGTTCAGTCGACGCGTGCTTTCGTGCGCAATCTGGCGCCGCTCACGCCGCTGCCGGTCGCCTATTGGGACGAGCGCATGTCGACCATGGCCGTCACCCGCACCTTGCTGTTCGCCGACGCCTCGCGCGCCAAGCGGGCCGAAGTCGTCGACAAGATGGCTGCCGCCTACATCCTGCAGGGTGCGCTCGACCGGTTGATGCGCATGGAGCCGGGCGATCCCGAACATGACGACGCCGCGCCGGATGGAGCCGACGCGGCGCGTTAG
- a CDS encoding tripartite tricarboxylate transporter substrate-binding protein, whose amino-acid sequence MKRLTFGALLALGLAMPAWAQSFPSKPIALIVPFAAGGPSDVIARLVGDHMGRTLGQQILVENVAGAGGTAGARRLASAEPDGHTLLIHHLALAAAPALYGNLTYDTRTAFAPVGLINTGPMVLAGKLALPPVDAKAFFPYAKLQAEKLTIAHAGIGSNAHLCAVLLGQALGVKFAQVAYRGTGPAMNDLVSGQVDLLCDQSTTAVPQVQGDKIRAYAVTSTERLDVLPNTPTARESGTDLEMTIWHGLYAPKGTPAPVLDKLNGALRAALKDPTVLERFKSAGTRTFPESDWTREAHAKRFNAEIAKWAASLQAAGVTPQNVN is encoded by the coding sequence ATGAAACGCCTCACATTCGGGGCGCTATTGGCCCTGGGGCTTGCCATGCCGGCATGGGCGCAAAGCTTCCCCAGCAAGCCGATCGCCCTGATCGTACCCTTCGCCGCCGGGGGGCCCAGTGACGTCATCGCCCGCCTCGTCGGCGACCATATGGGGCGCACGCTCGGTCAGCAGATCCTCGTCGAGAACGTCGCCGGCGCCGGCGGCACGGCAGGAGCGCGACGCCTCGCATCGGCGGAGCCCGATGGGCATACGCTCTTGATCCACCATCTCGCGCTCGCCGCGGCGCCCGCGCTCTACGGCAATCTGACCTATGACACGCGCACGGCCTTTGCGCCGGTCGGCCTGATCAATACCGGGCCGATGGTGCTCGCAGGCAAGCTCGCCCTGCCGCCGGTCGATGCCAAGGCGTTCTTTCCCTATGCCAAGCTCCAGGCCGAGAAGCTGACGATCGCTCATGCCGGCATCGGCTCGAACGCGCATCTCTGCGCCGTGCTGCTGGGCCAGGCGCTTGGCGTGAAGTTCGCGCAGGTCGCCTATCGTGGCACCGGACCGGCGATGAACGACCTTGTCTCCGGACAGGTCGATCTGCTTTGCGATCAGTCGACCACGGCCGTGCCGCAGGTCCAGGGTGACAAGATCCGCGCCTATGCCGTGACCTCGACCGAACGCCTCGATGTCCTGCCCAATACTCCGACGGCGCGCGAGAGCGGCACCGACCTCGAAATGACGATCTGGCACGGACTCTATGCCCCGAAGGGCACGCCCGCCCCTGTGCTCGACAAGCTCAATGGCGCGCTCAGGGCAGCGCTCAAGGATCCCACGGTGCTCGAGCGCTTCAAATCTGCCGGCACCCGGACCTTCCCAGAGAGCGACTGGACCCGCGAGGCGCATGCGAAGCGCTTCAATGCGGAGATCGCGAAATGGGCGGCCTCACTGCAAGCGGCCGGCGTCACGCCGCAGAATGTGAACTGA
- a CDS encoding GntR family transcriptional regulator codes for MHKLENPRRNVADTAEPLGFRPLYRQVKAIFVRRLVDGVWAPGESLPSEGQLATEIGVSQGTVRKALDELAAENLLVRRQGRGTFVAEHDERRILFQFFKLVHDDGERRFPDSTVLGVETGKADESEYVALDLDGEADVIRIRRLRSLDAVPIILETLTLPQRVFPGLEAGPIPNNLYSLFAARYGVTIANARERLKAVALDADEASQLAAPVGTAALRIDRIAFSLDGSPVERRLSICLTKEAHYLSDLR; via the coding sequence GTGCACAAGCTGGAAAATCCCAGGCGCAATGTCGCCGACACAGCCGAGCCGCTCGGCTTCCGGCCGCTCTATCGGCAGGTCAAGGCGATCTTCGTCAGGCGGCTCGTGGATGGCGTCTGGGCGCCGGGCGAAAGCCTGCCCAGCGAAGGGCAGCTCGCCACCGAGATCGGCGTCAGCCAGGGCACGGTCCGCAAGGCGCTCGACGAGCTCGCTGCCGAGAACCTGCTGGTGCGCCGCCAGGGCCGCGGCACCTTCGTCGCCGAGCATGACGAGCGGCGCATCCTGTTCCAGTTCTTCAAGCTGGTTCACGACGATGGCGAGCGCCGCTTTCCCGACAGCACCGTGCTGGGGGTGGAGACCGGCAAGGCCGATGAATCCGAATACGTGGCGCTCGATCTCGACGGAGAAGCCGACGTCATCCGTATTCGTCGACTGCGGTCGCTCGATGCCGTCCCCATCATCCTGGAGACGCTGACCTTGCCGCAGCGTGTCTTTCCGGGGCTGGAAGCGGGACCGATCCCCAATAATCTCTACAGCCTGTTCGCCGCACGCTACGGCGTGACGATCGCCAATGCGCGGGAGCGCCTGAAGGCCGTGGCGCTCGACGCCGACGAGGCCAGCCAGCTCGCTGCACCCGTCGGCACAGCTGCCCTGCGGATCGACCGCATTGCCTTTTCGCTTGATGGCTCGCCGGTCGAGCGACGCCTGAGCATCTGCCTGACCAAGGAGGCCCACTACCTGTCCGACCTGCGCTGA
- a CDS encoding UxaA family hydrolase, with protein MSKPHLLVHEKKDTVGVVVVEGLKAGTDMLGVVTHDNSDFRLTAKMDIPIGHKVALKDIKAGDTIWKYGQDIGKAVADVKRGEHLHVHNAKTKRW; from the coding sequence ATGAGCAAGCCCCATCTCCTGGTCCATGAAAAGAAGGACACTGTCGGCGTCGTCGTCGTCGAAGGCCTCAAGGCCGGCACGGACATGCTCGGCGTCGTCACTCACGACAATTCCGATTTTCGCCTGACCGCCAAGATGGACATCCCGATCGGCCACAAGGTCGCGCTCAAGGACATCAAGGCAGGCGATACGATCTGGAAATACGGCCAGGACATCGGCAAGGCCGTCGCCGATGTGAAGCGGGGCGAGCACCTGCACGTCCACAACGCCAAGACCAAGCGTTGGTGA
- a CDS encoding UxaA family hydrolase, with the protein MVRRPTGRSLDAFHGWRRENGRVGVRNHVLLLPLDDLSNAACEAVANNIKGTLAIPHAYGRLQFGEDLDIHFRTLIGTGANPNVAAVVVIGIEDGWTKRVVDGIAATGKPVVGFGIEGHGDIATIAKASYVAKEFVQWASELQREKCGIEELWVSTKCGESDTTTGLSSCPTVGNMYDKWIPRGIHGVFGETSEITGAEHLCKARAATPEVGERWYKMWKAYQDDVIEAHKTDDLSDSQPTKGNIAGGLTTIEEKALGNLEKIGRECNYIDILQPAEAPSKGPGLYYMDTSSAAAECVTLMAAGGYVVHTFPTGQGNVIGNPIVPVIKITGNPKTMRTMPEHIDVDVSGILRRDLTIPQAGDALIQNIVRTANGRLTASEALGHREFSMTKLYRSA; encoded by the coding sequence ATGGTTCGGCGTCCGACCGGTCGCAGCCTCGATGCCTTCCATGGCTGGCGTCGCGAGAACGGCCGCGTCGGCGTGCGCAACCATGTGCTGCTGCTGCCGCTGGACGATCTCTCCAACGCCGCCTGCGAGGCCGTCGCCAACAACATCAAGGGCACGCTGGCGATCCCGCATGCCTATGGCCGCCTCCAGTTCGGCGAGGACCTCGACATCCATTTCCGCACCCTGATCGGCACCGGTGCGAATCCCAATGTCGCCGCGGTGGTCGTGATCGGCATCGAGGATGGTTGGACCAAGCGTGTCGTCGACGGCATCGCCGCCACCGGCAAGCCGGTCGTCGGCTTCGGTATCGAGGGCCATGGCGACATCGCCACCATCGCCAAGGCCTCCTATGTCGCCAAGGAGTTCGTGCAATGGGCGAGCGAATTGCAGCGCGAGAAATGCGGCATCGAGGAGCTCTGGGTCTCCACCAAATGCGGCGAGTCCGACACGACGACGGGGCTCTCCTCCTGCCCGACGGTCGGCAACATGTACGATAAATGGATCCCGCGCGGCATCCACGGCGTCTTCGGCGAAACCTCGGAGATCACCGGCGCCGAGCATCTCTGCAAGGCGAGGGCTGCGACGCCCGAGGTCGGCGAGCGCTGGTACAAGATGTGGAAGGCCTACCAGGACGACGTCATCGAGGCGCACAAGACCGACGACCTCTCGGACTCGCAGCCGACCAAGGGCAACATCGCCGGCGGCCTGACCACGATCGAGGAGAAGGCGCTCGGTAATCTCGAGAAGATCGGCCGCGAGTGCAACTACATCGACATCCTGCAGCCGGCCGAGGCCCCGTCCAAGGGGCCGGGGCTCTACTATATGGACACCTCATCGGCCGCGGCCGAATGCGTGACGCTGATGGCTGCGGGCGGCTATGTCGTGCACACCTTCCCGACCGGGCAGGGCAACGTCATCGGCAATCCGATCGTGCCGGTCATCAAGATCACCGGCAACCCGAAGACGATGCGCACCATGCCCGAGCATATCGATGTCGACGTCTCCGGCATCCTGCGCCGCGACCTCACCATTCCCCAGGCCGGCGATGCGCTGATCCAGAACATCGTGCGCACCGCCAATGGCCGCTTGACCGCGTCTGAAGCATTGGGGCATCGCGAATTCTCGATGACCAAGCTCTACCGCTCGGCCTGA
- a CDS encoding YeiH family protein produces MPVATTSPLSAWRPLLDGIALSVVVAVASVLVEPLLKAAAGGRVGVPAVVIALVIGMLLHPLANTVRFEPGMTFCVKKLLRWAIGLLGLRVALGDIIALGLSTALLIIASMIVTVICGFLLARWLGREAGVGALAGVATAVCGASAALATATVVPDYRGKAADVAFTVIAMNAFATLAMLAYPLICAWLDLSPMQTGIMLGATIHDVAQVVGAGQAVSDEAANAAIIVKLFRVFMLLPAVLAVGWWMVREGGHAEHAKVPVPVFAIVFLGLCLLNSLLTTQPALASVYLPLRDALLEVSRWGLLIAIAALGLGTSMAAMARLGWRHLVLVTGTSLVILVIVTGGLLALG; encoded by the coding sequence TTGCCCGTTGCGACAACTTCACCGCTGAGCGCCTGGCGCCCCCTTCTCGACGGCATCGCGCTCTCGGTCGTCGTCGCGGTTGCCTCCGTGCTGGTCGAGCCGCTGCTCAAGGCTGCGGCCGGTGGCCGTGTCGGCGTCCCCGCCGTCGTGATTGCGCTGGTGATCGGCATGCTGCTGCATCCCTTGGCCAACACCGTCCGCTTCGAGCCGGGCATGACCTTCTGCGTCAAGAAGCTGCTGCGGTGGGCGATCGGGCTGCTGGGCCTGCGCGTCGCGCTTGGCGACATCATTGCGCTGGGGCTCTCGACCGCGCTGCTCATCATCGCCTCGATGATCGTGACTGTGATCTGCGGCTTCCTGCTGGCGCGCTGGCTCGGCCGCGAAGCCGGGGTCGGCGCGCTTGCCGGCGTTGCAACGGCGGTCTGCGGGGCGTCGGCTGCGCTCGCGACCGCGACCGTGGTGCCCGATTATCGCGGCAAGGCGGCCGATGTCGCCTTCACCGTCATCGCCATGAACGCCTTCGCGACGCTGGCGATGCTGGCTTATCCCTTGATCTGCGCCTGGCTCGATCTCTCGCCGATGCAGACCGGCATCATGCTGGGCGCGACCATCCATGACGTCGCCCAGGTCGTTGGCGCCGGCCAGGCGGTCTCGGACGAGGCGGCCAATGCGGCGATCATCGTCAAGCTGTTCCGGGTGTTCATGCTGCTGCCCGCGGTGCTGGCCGTGGGCTGGTGGATGGTGCGCGAGGGCGGGCATGCCGAGCATGCGAAGGTACCGGTCCCGGTCTTCGCGATCGTCTTCCTCGGCCTGTGCCTGCTCAACAGCCTGCTGACGACGCAACCGGCGCTGGCGAGCGTCTATCTGCCGCTGCGCGACGCCTTGCTCGAGGTTTCGCGCTGGGGCTTGCTCATCGCCATCGCGGCACTTGGGCTAGGCACCTCCATGGCGGCGATGGCCCGCCTCGGCTGGCGGCACCTCGTGCTTGTCACGGGCACGAGTCTCGTCATCCTGGTTATCGTCACCGGCGGCCTGCTGGCGCTGGGCTGA
- a CDS encoding hydroxyacid dehydrogenase — MADIIITEFMDEAAVAMLRARYEVHHDPELFGKPDELAELVAQSPALIVRNQTQVRGGVLTAAKALKVVGRLGVGLDNIDMEACTARGIKVFPATGANSLSVVEYVIGSAMVLLRGAYFANAAMVAGEFPKTKLIGREIAGKRLGLVGFGAIARDAANHARLLGMNVVAYDPYVPEDDPDWQATQRLDLDAVLSSADVISIHLPLTPETRGLIGKEAFARMKPDAVLVNAARGGVMDEEALIAALKGGKLGGAALDVFEEEPLREGGKRFAGTPNLILTPHIAGNTVESNGRVSGLVAERVMAALEGRI; from the coding sequence ATGGCAGACATCATCATCACCGAATTCATGGATGAGGCCGCCGTTGCGATGCTACGCGCGCGCTACGAGGTCCATCATGACCCCGAGCTTTTCGGCAAGCCGGACGAATTGGCGGAGCTGGTTGCGCAATCTCCCGCCTTGATCGTACGCAATCAGACGCAGGTGAGGGGGGGCGTGCTCACCGCAGCCAAGGCGCTCAAGGTCGTCGGGCGGCTCGGCGTCGGGCTCGACAATATCGACATGGAAGCCTGCACGGCGCGTGGCATCAAGGTTTTCCCAGCGACCGGCGCCAACAGCCTGTCCGTGGTCGAATACGTCATCGGCAGCGCGATGGTGCTGCTGCGTGGCGCCTATTTCGCCAATGCCGCGATGGTCGCCGGAGAATTTCCCAAGACCAAGCTGATCGGCCGCGAGATCGCCGGCAAACGGCTCGGCCTGGTCGGCTTCGGCGCGATCGCGCGCGATGCCGCCAACCACGCCCGCCTGCTCGGCATGAACGTCGTCGCCTACGATCCCTACGTGCCAGAGGACGATCCGGACTGGCAGGCGACCCAGCGTCTCGACCTCGATGCGGTCCTCTCCAGCGCGGATGTCATCAGTATCCATTTGCCGCTGACGCCGGAAACGCGCGGATTGATCGGCAAGGAGGCCTTCGCCCGGATGAAGCCGGACGCTGTGCTAGTCAATGCAGCGCGCGGCGGCGTCATGGATGAAGAGGCGCTGATCGCGGCGCTGAAGGGTGGCAAGCTCGGCGGCGCGGCGCTCGATGTCTTCGAGGAGGAGCCTTTGCGCGAGGGCGGGAAGCGCTTCGCCGGGACGCCCAATCTGATCCTGACGCCGCATATCGCGGGCAACACGGTCGAGTCGAATGGCCGCGTCTCCGGTCTCGTCGCCGAGCGCGTCATGGCCGCGCTGGAGGGCCGGATATGA
- a CDS encoding Ldh family oxidoreductase, giving the protein MTKLSFEAVETRLADLFAAAGASPANAASVAWALVMAEADGLKGHGLSRVPTYLAMLRSGKIDGQAVPVARRPKPGVLAIDAGHGFAYPAIDLAVIELPVLAREQGVAIAPIRRSNHCGAAGLHVERLAEQGLVALLFANTPAAIAPWGGAKPVFGTNPIAFAAPLAGRDPLVIDMALSKVARGPIVAARQKGEAIPEGWALDPAGKPTTDAAAALAGTMVPLGDAKGATLALMVEILAASLVGAHFAFEASSFLDDKGGPPDTGQLILAIDPSAMGGHWFGERMRMLAHAIEDQDGTRLPGVRRLNLRAKARAEGIEVAEELLR; this is encoded by the coding sequence ATGACAAAGCTGTCGTTCGAGGCGGTCGAAACCAGGCTCGCGGACCTGTTCGCGGCGGCCGGTGCATCTCCCGCCAATGCGGCCTCCGTCGCCTGGGCGCTCGTCATGGCCGAGGCTGATGGGCTCAAAGGCCATGGCCTGTCGCGCGTGCCGACCTATCTCGCCATGCTCAGATCCGGCAAGATCGACGGGCAAGCAGTGCCGGTCGCACGCCGGCCCAAGCCCGGCGTGCTGGCGATCGACGCCGGCCATGGCTTCGCCTATCCGGCGATCGACCTCGCCGTCATCGAATTGCCGGTACTCGCCCGCGAGCAGGGCGTGGCGATCGCCCCGATCCGGCGTTCGAACCATTGCGGCGCAGCAGGCCTCCATGTCGAGCGATTGGCCGAGCAGGGGCTCGTTGCACTGCTTTTCGCCAACACGCCGGCGGCGATCGCGCCTTGGGGCGGGGCGAAACCCGTCTTCGGCACCAATCCGATCGCCTTTGCCGCGCCGCTCGCCGGCCGCGATCCTCTGGTCATCGACATGGCTCTGTCGAAGGTCGCGCGCGGACCGATCGTGGCGGCCAGGCAGAAGGGCGAAGCCATTCCCGAAGGCTGGGCGCTCGACCCGGCGGGGAAGCCGACGACCGATGCTGCGGCTGCGCTCGCCGGCACCATGGTTCCGCTCGGCGACGCCAAGGGCGCGACGCTGGCGCTGATGGTCGAGATCCTCGCCGCCTCGCTGGTCGGCGCCCATTTCGCCTTCGAGGCCTCGTCCTTCCTCGACGACAAGGGCGGTCCGCCCGACACCGGCCAGCTTATCCTCGCGATCGACCCCTCCGCCATGGGCGGTCATTGGTTCGGCGAACGCATGCGGATGCTGGCGCATGCGATCGAGGACCAGGACGGCACAAGGCTGCCAGGCGTCAGGCGCTTGAATCTGCGTGCGAAGGCGAGGGCGGAAGGGATTGAGGTCGCTGAGGAATTGCTTCGCTAG
- a CDS encoding type II toxin-antitoxin system RelE/ParE family toxin, whose product MGKFDIVVRPAARQDLKAIYNWISERASPAIAITYVRRIQSSYDALSDFPERGTRRDHLMTGLRTFGIDRRVTIAFRIDGSSVVILRILYGGRDLEGAIAEEKD is encoded by the coding sequence GTGGGCAAGTTTGACATCGTCGTCCGGCCGGCCGCTAGGCAGGACCTCAAAGCGATCTACAATTGGATATCGGAGCGCGCGAGCCCGGCGATTGCGATTACCTATGTCCGGCGCATTCAATCGAGCTATGACGCGTTATCCGACTTCCCAGAGCGCGGAACACGTCGCGACCATCTGATGACAGGTCTGCGGACATTTGGAATCGACCGCAGAGTTACGATCGCCTTTCGGATCGATGGTTCGTCGGTCGTCATCCTTCGGATCCTCTATGGTGGCCGCGATCTTGAGGGCGCCATCGCCGAGGAAAAAGACTGA
- a CDS encoding type II toxin-antitoxin system ParD family antitoxin produces the protein MTVTLGEMQAKVEARVESGAYASASEVLRAGLRALEREEREFDAILKAKVEEALADPRPSIPAAQVFEELEEYHRQRVSPPRGQV, from the coding sequence ATGACAGTGACGCTGGGCGAGATGCAGGCAAAGGTGGAGGCGCGTGTCGAGTCTGGGGCCTATGCTTCGGCAAGCGAGGTCCTACGCGCCGGCTTGCGAGCCTTGGAGCGCGAGGAACGCGAATTCGACGCGATCCTGAAGGCCAAGGTCGAAGAGGCCCTGGCCGATCCACGGCCCTCAATCCCAGCCGCGCAGGTATTTGAGGAACTTGAGGAATATCACCGCCAGCGCGTATCACCGCCTCGTGGGCAAGTTTGA